One genomic region from Xenopus laevis strain J_2021 chromosome 2L, Xenopus_laevis_v10.1, whole genome shotgun sequence encodes:
- the tmem45a.L gene encoding transmembrane protein 45B — protein sequence MANFKGHALPGSFFLIFGLWWSIKYPLKYACKKNKKVFSIGSKTGFQRIEVIEGAVKAAFALIGILAEQFVPDGPHLKLYNREEHQWDHLMNWQHSTMYLFYGISGVVDIVTHTTKAVPLAMDRMMLSIAVFIEGFLFYYHVHGRAMLDIHVHLLLLVSVFGGSICIFLEVFHRGNIILELFRSSLCILQGSWFWQIGFVLYPPGGGPEWDLMDHGNMLFITMCYCWHYAFAIFIVAANYGLVTWFVQTKLKCTQPMEMELLKSREHESDDDI from the exons ATGGCAAACTTTAAAGGTCATGCGTTGCCAGGAAGTTTCTTCCTTATATTTGGACTTTGGTGGTCAATAAAATACCCGCTCAAATACGCCTGCAAGAAAAACAAGAAGGTCTTCTCCATTGGGTCCAAGACCGGTTTCCAGCGCATTGAGGTTATCGAAGGAGCAGTCAAGGCAGCGTTTGCTCTCATAG GgattttagctgagcagtttgTGCCTGATGGACCTCACTTGAAGCTTTACAATCGTGAAGAGCACCAGTGGGATCATTTAATGAACTGGCAACATTCCACCATGTACCTGTTCTACGGCATCTCAGGGGTTGTTGATATCGTCACTCACACCACTAAAGCTGTGCCTTTGGCAATGGATCGAATGATGCTCTCTATCGCTGTCTTTATTGAAG GATTCCTGTTCTATTACCACGTGCATGGACGCGCCATGTTGGATATTCACGTCCATCTCCTCCTTCTTGTGTCTGTATTCGGGGGTTCTATTTGCATATTCCTGGAGGTCTTTCATCGGGGCAATATCATCCTGGAGCTGTTCAGGAGCAGTCTGTGTATACTGCAGGGGAGCTGGTTCTGGCAG ATTGGCTTTGTACTGTACCCTCCCGGAGGAGGCCCAGAGTGGGACCTGATGGATCACGGTAACATGCTCTTCATCACCATGTGCTACTGCTGGCATTATGCCTTCGCTATCTTCATCGTTGCTGCGAATTATGGCTTAGTCACATG GTTTGTTCAGACCAAGTTGAAGTGCACCCAGCCGATGGAAATGGAATTGCTGAAGTCCCGGGAACACGAATCCGACGATGATATATAG